From Bacillus sp. FSL K6-3431, the proteins below share one genomic window:
- a CDS encoding bifunctional homocysteine S-methyltransferase/methylenetetrahydrofolate reductase: protein MTLLASLQERILIGDGAMGTLLYSHGIDRCFEELNLTHPEEVARVHKAYLDAGADLIQTNTYGANYIKLSRYGLEESVKRINSEAVRIARETAGDNAYVVGTIGGIHGSGLRFGKTVEIKRSFREQLYCLLLGGVDGLLLETYYDLDELTTVLKIAREETDLPIITNVSMHEPGVLENGIHLSDAIERLEDLGADIIGVNCRLGPYHMLKALESIPIPKKAFLSAYPNSSSPEYRDGKLLYKTEPDYFEKFALHFRNEGVRLIGGCCGTTPEHIKALAEGIKGLIPLQKKEVKKRKNIEVPEIKQQDGLTLFEKVKSKRSIIVELDTPKHLDTKKFFEGAKALKEVGIDGLTLADNSLASPRVCNMTMASLVNREIDLPALVHITCRDRNLIGLQSHLMGLHTLGIRDLLAITGDPTKIGDFPGATSVYDVTSFELIKLIKQFNEGISLSGKSLKQKTNFHIATAFNPNVRNVGRAVERLEKKIGFGADYVVSQPVFSREKIIEVAEATKHITAPIYIGIMPLVSTRNAEYLHNEVPGIKLPDDIRARMAATSDSPDLAIQEGLSIAKELIDTAMEHFNGIYLITPFIRYDLTVELSKYIQQKDNKLTEKEKSEIVIK, encoded by the coding sequence TTGACGCTATTAGCTAGTTTGCAAGAGCGGATTTTAATCGGTGATGGTGCGATGGGAACGCTGCTTTACTCACATGGAATTGATCGCTGCTTTGAAGAGTTAAATCTCACGCATCCGGAAGAAGTAGCGCGAGTCCATAAAGCATATCTTGATGCTGGCGCCGATTTGATTCAAACGAACACATATGGTGCGAATTATATTAAGCTATCAAGATATGGTTTAGAAGAAAGTGTGAAAAGGATCAATAGTGAAGCGGTTCGCATTGCTAGGGAGACAGCAGGAGATAACGCGTATGTCGTTGGAACGATTGGTGGTATACATGGTTCTGGCTTGCGTTTTGGTAAGACAGTGGAGATAAAACGGAGCTTTAGAGAACAGCTTTACTGTCTACTACTTGGGGGTGTCGACGGTCTTCTATTAGAAACATATTACGACTTGGATGAATTGACAACTGTATTGAAAATTGCCCGTGAAGAAACGGATCTGCCGATTATTACAAATGTGTCGATGCATGAGCCAGGAGTGTTGGAAAATGGGATTCATTTATCAGATGCAATAGAGCGCTTAGAAGATCTAGGTGCAGATATTATCGGAGTCAATTGTAGATTAGGCCCGTACCATATGCTAAAAGCGTTGGAATCTATTCCGATTCCTAAAAAAGCATTTCTATCGGCATATCCGAACTCAAGTTCACCTGAATATCGCGATGGAAAGCTTCTATATAAAACAGAACCTGATTATTTTGAAAAATTTGCGCTTCATTTTCGCAACGAAGGTGTCCGCTTAATTGGGGGATGCTGTGGCACAACGCCAGAACATATAAAAGCGTTGGCTGAAGGAATCAAGGGCTTGATACCACTACAGAAAAAGGAAGTGAAAAAGCGAAAAAACATCGAAGTACCAGAAATAAAACAGCAAGATGGACTGACGTTATTCGAGAAAGTGAAATCAAAGCGTTCCATTATCGTCGAGTTGGATACACCAAAACATTTGGATACGAAGAAATTCTTTGAAGGAGCAAAAGCTCTAAAAGAAGTAGGAATAGATGGTTTAACGCTTGCGGATAATTCACTTGCTTCACCACGTGTCTGTAATATGACGATGGCTTCACTTGTAAACAGAGAAATAGATTTGCCTGCGCTCGTCCATATTACATGCAGAGACAGGAATTTAATTGGATTACAATCCCACTTAATGGGTCTCCATACTTTAGGTATACGTGACTTATTAGCAATTACAGGTGATCCAACAAAGATTGGTGATTTTCCAGGAGCAACATCCGTCTATGATGTCACTTCATTTGAGTTAATAAAGTTAATCAAGCAATTTAATGAAGGAATTTCATTATCAGGAAAATCACTGAAACAAAAGACAAATTTCCATATCGCAACTGCATTTAACCCGAATGTTCGGAATGTTGGGAGAGCGGTTGAACGATTAGAGAAAAAGATTGGCTTCGGGGCAGACTATGTCGTTTCACAACCTGTATTTAGTAGAGAAAAAATAATTGAAGTGGCTGAAGCGACAAAACATATAACAGCTCCAATTTATATCGGAATAATGCCATTAGTTTCAACCAGGAATGCCGAATACCTTCATAATGAAGTGCCTGGTATCAAATTGCCGGATGATATTCGCGCACGGATGGCTGCGACTTCAGACTCTCCAGATCTAGCAATACAAGAGGGTTTATCGATTGCAAAAGAGTTAATTGATACCGCGATGGAACATTTTAATGGGATCTATTTAATCACTCCATTTATCCGCTACGATTTAACTGTTGAATTATCTAAATATATTCAACAGAAGGATAACAAATTAACTGAAAAAGAAAAATCGGAAATTGTAATAAAATAG
- the metE gene encoding 5-methyltetrahydropteroyltriglutamate--homocysteine S-methyltransferase produces the protein MTKVISSNLGYPRIGELREWKKELEKFWSGKISEEELLKETKALRLHGLKKQQDKGIDLVPVGDFSLYDHVLDTSIMFGVVPTRFQNSGAKSALETYFAIARGTKDAVASEMTKWFNTNYHYIVPEFNNVRPILTENRPLTFYKEAKEELGIEGKPVLLGPITFLKLGKGYEADKFPELLKTFLPLYIQVLQELKEAGVKWVQIDEPILGTNVTGADIDQFKQAYEAISEAVPGLNIIIQTYFESVDFYEEIVNLPVAGIGLDFVHGDALEAIRQHGFPKEKVLAAGVIDGRNVWRSNLETRLGLLETIQQLVNKDRIIVQPSSSLLHVPVTIETEQALDPIIKDALSFADQKLEEVVALAQGLENGKANIAKELEGSVRAIDVLNNSAYRKKTAGQVNASELSADRALPFAERIKIQDELFQLPLLPTTTIGSLPQTTEVRKQRLKWRKGDITDREYEQYIETETKKWIEIQEDIGIDVLVHGEFERTDMVEYFGEKLNGFLVTKFGWVQSYGSRCVKPPLIFGEVSLNEPMTVKESVYAQSLTDKRVKGMLTGPVTILNWSFERDDISKYDVLNQIAVALRSEIEELEKNNIKIIQVDEPALREGLPLKRSKWDEYLNAAVHAFKLSTASVENSTQIHTHMCYSSFGDIFDAISGLDADVISIETSRSHGELISTFEENTYDKEIGLGVYDIHSPRVPSKEEIKENINRALKTIPANQFWINPDCGLKTRQETETIAALKLMVEAAVEVRNNRLATVQDK, from the coding sequence ATGACAAAAGTAATTAGTTCGAACCTAGGATATCCAAGAATTGGTGAGCTTCGTGAATGGAAAAAGGAATTAGAAAAGTTTTGGAGTGGTAAAATTTCTGAAGAAGAACTATTAAAAGAAACAAAAGCATTACGATTGCATGGATTAAAGAAACAACAAGATAAAGGAATCGATCTTGTACCTGTTGGTGATTTCTCCTTGTATGACCATGTATTGGATACGTCGATCATGTTTGGAGTTGTACCAACAAGATTTCAAAATAGCGGTGCAAAATCAGCTTTGGAAACGTATTTTGCGATTGCACGTGGTACAAAAGATGCTGTCGCATCAGAAATGACAAAATGGTTTAATACAAACTATCATTATATTGTTCCAGAATTTAATAATGTAAGACCAATTTTAACAGAAAACCGTCCTTTAACTTTTTATAAAGAAGCAAAAGAGGAATTGGGTATTGAAGGTAAGCCGGTATTATTAGGTCCTATCACATTTTTAAAATTAGGAAAGGGCTATGAAGCAGATAAATTCCCAGAACTATTAAAAACATTTTTACCTTTGTATATTCAAGTATTGCAAGAACTAAAGGAAGCAGGTGTTAAATGGGTTCAGATAGATGAGCCTATCTTAGGAACGAATGTAACTGGGGCGGATATTGATCAATTTAAGCAAGCATATGAGGCGATCTCCGAGGCAGTTCCAGGACTAAATATTATTATCCAGACATATTTTGAGTCCGTTGATTTCTATGAGGAAATTGTAAACTTGCCAGTTGCTGGAATTGGGCTAGACTTTGTTCATGGGGACGCACTGGAAGCGATACGTCAACATGGATTCCCGAAGGAAAAAGTACTTGCTGCGGGTGTAATTGATGGCAGAAATGTCTGGCGTTCAAACTTGGAAACACGGCTTGGTCTATTGGAGACGATTCAACAATTAGTTAATAAAGACCGGATTATTGTCCAACCGTCATCTTCTTTACTTCACGTACCTGTGACGATAGAAACGGAGCAAGCGTTGGATCCAATTATTAAAGATGCGTTATCTTTTGCAGATCAAAAGCTTGAAGAAGTCGTTGCTTTAGCACAAGGTTTAGAGAATGGGAAAGCAAATATTGCTAAAGAATTGGAAGGTAGCGTGCGGGCGATTGATGTGTTAAATAACTCAGCATATCGTAAAAAAACAGCTGGTCAAGTGAATGCAAGTGAACTAAGTGCTGATCGAGCATTACCGTTTGCGGAAAGAATTAAGATTCAAGATGAATTATTTCAGCTTCCGCTATTACCTACAACAACTATTGGTAGTTTGCCACAAACGACTGAAGTAAGAAAACAACGTTTGAAATGGCGTAAGGGTGACATTACTGATCGTGAATATGAACAATATATTGAAACTGAAACGAAAAAGTGGATTGAAATTCAAGAAGATATCGGTATTGATGTTCTAGTCCACGGTGAATTCGAGCGTACAGATATGGTTGAATACTTTGGTGAAAAATTAAACGGCTTCCTTGTGACGAAATTCGGATGGGTCCAATCATATGGTTCCCGCTGTGTAAAACCACCGCTTATTTTCGGTGAAGTTTCCTTAAATGAACCAATGACTGTGAAGGAAAGTGTCTATGCCCAATCGTTAACAGACAAACGTGTAAAGGGAATGTTAACTGGTCCTGTGACTATTTTAAATTGGTCATTTGAGAGAGATGATATTTCTAAATATGATGTTTTAAATCAAATTGCTGTTGCATTGCGCAGTGAAATTGAAGAACTAGAAAAAAATAATATTAAAATTATCCAGGTGGATGAACCAGCACTTCGTGAAGGTCTACCGCTTAAGCGTAGTAAATGGGATGAGTACTTAAACGCTGCAGTCCATGCATTTAAATTATCAACGGCATCAGTGGAAAATAGTACCCAAATTCACACGCATATGTGTTATTCGAGCTTCGGTGATATTTTCGATGCGATCAGTGGATTGGATGCAGATGTGATTTCAATTGAAACATCAAGAAGCCATGGTGAACTAATATCAACATTCGAAGAAAACACATATGACAAAGAAATTGGCCTTGGTGTATATGATATTCATAGTCCACGAGTTCCTAGTAAAGAGGAAATAAAAGAAAATATTAACCGGGCATTAAAGACAATTCCGGCCAATCAATTTTGGATAAACCCAGATTGCGGCTTAAAAACAAGACAAGAAACAGAGACGATCGCTGCATTAAAACTGATGGTAGAAGCTGCGGTTGAAGTAAGAAATAATCGACTTGCTACAGTTCAAGACAAATAA
- a CDS encoding DHA2 family efflux MFS transporter permease subunit produces the protein MATEAKVSGKAFWSIIFAVFFGNFLAVMNTSTVNVAVPSLMAQFSADLPSAQWTVTGFMLAAGAAAPSAGWFGTRFGYKKVYIGALCGFFVFSIACISSWTIEMLIIARMLQGVCSGILMPTTMTLVYQTIEKSRQAFGLSLWSLSAVLAPAVGPVLAGFLIDLFDWRALFYLNLPIAVAAIIAALKFLPNTAVGGKTPFDFPGLLFSFGGSILLLTAFAEAGSWGWLNWKTLLTVSTGILLLFLFINRELKIEFPLLNFNVLSHRLYTYSLFLNAVLSIGLYAGAFLVPIFLQNSLHLGAFETGMIMMPGAFMMAVFTPITGKLYDKTGPVPLIFSGILVMIIGTYMMGSLSIETTTMYIVIWTSVRYVGIALCNMPITNAGMSSIPLDITGYASALNNWARQCIASLSIALFSALLASQSSAYIRSGDGAAAASALAAGDVFLYSLIPLILALPITFFLRGKDRK, from the coding sequence GTGGCAACAGAGGCTAAAGTCAGTGGAAAAGCATTTTGGTCGATTATTTTTGCTGTTTTTTTCGGCAACTTTTTAGCGGTAATGAATACATCAACGGTGAATGTTGCGGTGCCTTCTTTAATGGCACAATTTTCAGCGGATCTGCCCAGTGCTCAATGGACTGTCACAGGATTTATGCTTGCTGCAGGTGCAGCTGCTCCTTCTGCCGGCTGGTTCGGAACACGATTTGGCTATAAAAAAGTATATATCGGAGCTTTGTGTGGCTTTTTTGTTTTTTCAATTGCGTGCATTTCCTCTTGGACGATCGAAATGTTAATTATTGCGAGGATGTTGCAAGGTGTGTGTAGCGGTATTTTAATGCCAACGACGATGACACTTGTGTATCAGACAATCGAAAAAAGCAGGCAAGCATTTGGTCTTAGCCTATGGAGCTTGTCAGCGGTACTTGCACCAGCGGTTGGTCCAGTATTAGCCGGATTTCTAATAGACCTATTTGATTGGCGCGCATTGTTTTATTTGAATTTACCAATTGCAGTTGCAGCGATTATTGCTGCTTTGAAATTTCTCCCGAATACAGCGGTTGGTGGAAAAACGCCGTTTGATTTCCCAGGACTTCTATTTTCATTCGGTGGTAGTATTTTATTGTTAACGGCTTTCGCAGAAGCGGGATCATGGGGATGGTTAAATTGGAAAACATTACTTACCGTATCAACGGGCATATTACTATTATTCTTATTTATCAATCGCGAGCTCAAAATAGAATTTCCATTATTAAATTTTAATGTTTTGTCGCATCGTCTTTACACTTATAGTCTGTTCCTAAACGCGGTATTATCGATTGGCTTATATGCTGGTGCCTTTTTAGTACCGATCTTTCTGCAAAACTCTCTACATCTTGGTGCGTTTGAAACAGGGATGATTATGATGCCTGGAGCTTTTATGATGGCAGTCTTTACTCCGATTACTGGTAAACTATACGATAAAACCGGACCGGTGCCGCTAATCTTCTCAGGAATTCTGGTTATGATAATAGGCACCTATATGATGGGGAGCTTATCGATTGAAACAACTACAATGTATATTGTTATCTGGACATCTGTTCGATATGTAGGGATTGCTCTTTGTAACATGCCAATCACCAACGCTGGCATGTCTTCTATTCCACTGGATATCACAGGCTACGCATCTGCCCTGAACAACTGGGCCCGCCAGTGTATTGCGTCACTTTCAATTGCTCTTTTTTCGGCACTACTTGCTTCACAGTCATCAGCATATATCCGGAGCGGAGATGGTGCTGCAGCCGCGTCTGCTTTAGCCGCTGGAGATGTTTTTCTTTACTCGTTAATCCCACTCATACTGGCACTTCCAATTACATTCTTCCTGAGAGGGAAAGATAGAAAATAA
- a CDS encoding ABC transporter ATP-binding protein: protein MHKKIIEVSNVNKSFRNGKKAVHVLEDVSFHVKKGEIVTLLGKSGCGKSTLLNMVGGFDKADEGSVKLDGHVVQSPSKKCVMLFQQNNLLPWRSVIKNVELGLEGDKLSTKEKSERVKDSLKLVGLEGHLQQFPLELSGGMQQRVAIARALAMQPEVILMDEPFAALDTFNRYHLQEELLRIQDKMRTTILLVTHDIDEAVYLSDRILIMGSHPGRIFKDIAIKLVKPRDRAFEDFQYFRKSILQEFEVSGERPVPEYNI from the coding sequence GTGCATAAAAAAATCATTGAAGTTAGTAATGTAAATAAATCATTTCGTAATGGAAAGAAAGCAGTTCATGTACTGGAAGATGTTTCTTTTCATGTGAAGAAAGGTGAAATCGTCACATTGTTAGGGAAAAGTGGATGTGGAAAAAGTACGCTACTAAATATGGTTGGAGGATTCGATAAAGCAGATGAAGGAAGTGTGAAACTTGACGGACATGTAGTCCAATCTCCGTCGAAAAAATGTGTGATGCTGTTCCAGCAAAATAATCTGCTTCCATGGCGATCTGTCATAAAAAATGTGGAGCTAGGCCTTGAGGGAGATAAGCTTTCGACTAAGGAAAAGAGTGAACGTGTAAAGGACTCATTAAAGCTTGTCGGACTTGAGGGGCATCTTCAACAATTCCCTCTTGAATTATCGGGCGGGATGCAGCAGCGTGTCGCGATCGCAAGAGCGCTCGCAATGCAACCTGAGGTTATCTTGATGGATGAGCCATTCGCAGCATTAGATACTTTTAATCGCTATCATTTACAGGAAGAGCTTCTTCGTATTCAAGATAAAATGAGAACAACTATTTTGCTTGTTACCCATGACATTGATGAGGCCGTCTATTTATCTGACAGAATTTTGATTATGGGTTCACACCCAGGCAGAATATTTAAGGATATAGCAATTAAACTTGTAAAACCACGTGACCGAGCTTTTGAGGACTTTCAATATTTTCGAAAAAGTATCTTACAAGAGTTCGAGGTCAGTGGCGAACGGCCGGTACCCGAGTATAACATTTAG
- a CDS encoding ABC transporter substrate-binding protein produces the protein MRKQRKWMFSLLLILLLFFTVSCGQSTQKTIGRPIIKIGYLPITHAGPLYLDAHIHGGQFDDYSIELVKFSSWPDLMDALNTGRVDGASVLIELAMKAKEKGIDLKAVALGHKDGNVLISSKNIDRTSDLIGKTFAIPHKYSTQNILLNEMLKKDGLTYEDVNIVEMPPAEMPAALSENRIAGYAVAEPFGAMAVKLDKGKVLHHSDEIWPNSYCCVLVLRNDFIQSNQDATQSFVTQYVKSGEHANRKDEDLYESFSNFMKVDKAVLELSLEWISFDELCIEKAEYTKLRNSVIEMDLMDSPPSYEEFIDNTFIEKAM, from the coding sequence TTGAGGAAACAAAGAAAATGGATGTTCTCGTTATTATTGATACTCTTACTATTTTTTACTGTGTCATGTGGGCAGTCAACACAGAAAACCATTGGCAGACCAATAATTAAAATAGGCTATCTTCCCATTACACATGCAGGCCCGCTTTATTTAGATGCACATATTCATGGAGGACAATTCGATGATTATAGTATAGAACTTGTTAAATTTAGCTCTTGGCCTGATTTGATGGACGCTCTAAATACAGGACGTGTGGATGGTGCATCCGTTTTGATCGAACTTGCCATGAAAGCGAAAGAAAAAGGGATAGATTTAAAAGCTGTGGCACTTGGACATAAAGATGGAAATGTATTAATCTCTTCAAAAAATATTGATAGAACAAGTGATTTAATAGGAAAAACATTTGCGATTCCACATAAGTATTCAACCCAAAATATTTTGTTAAATGAAATGTTGAAAAAAGATGGTTTGACATATGAGGATGTCAATATTGTTGAGATGCCACCGGCCGAAATGCCGGCGGCGTTATCAGAGAATAGAATTGCCGGTTATGCAGTAGCAGAACCATTCGGTGCAATGGCGGTAAAGCTAGATAAAGGAAAAGTATTACACCATTCAGATGAAATATGGCCAAATTCGTATTGCTGCGTACTTGTTTTGCGAAATGATTTTATTCAAAGCAACCAAGATGCCACTCAATCATTTGTGACACAGTATGTAAAATCTGGAGAACATGCGAATAGGAAGGACGAAGATCTATATGAATCATTCAGTAATTTTATGAAAGTAGATAAAGCAGTGCTGGAATTATCGCTGGAATGGATATCATTTGATGAATTATGTATCGAGAAAGCTGAATACACCAAACTTCGAAATTCGGTAATAGAGATGGATTTAATGGATAGTCCTCCATCATACGAGGAATTTATAGACAATACATTTATTGAAAAAGCGATGTGA
- a CDS encoding ABC transporter permease produces MKITTKLMNFFIGMTMLVIIWQVIIWTGGYEEALLPSPLNVGKAIIALIVDGTLFIHLQVSLGRFIAGYLLAVIPAIFLGMLLGRSPKIWNIIDSIVQVLRPVSPVAWSPFIVLWFGIGNMPAIAIIFIAAFYPVLLTTVAGVNKIDRSYLRIAENLEIKKVQLMYKIIFPAAFPSVVSGLHLAVGTAWVFLVAGEMVGAQSGLGYLIVDARNTLNLDYVLAGIIFIGICGFLLDRLISLFEGWVGSHWGEV; encoded by the coding sequence ATGAAAATAACGACAAAACTAATGAACTTTTTTATTGGGATGACTATGCTTGTCATTATATGGCAAGTAATTATTTGGACCGGTGGCTACGAAGAGGCATTATTGCCTTCACCCCTTAATGTCGGTAAAGCAATTATTGCTCTAATTGTAGATGGAACATTGTTTATCCATTTACAGGTAAGCCTAGGCAGGTTTATTGCCGGATACTTATTGGCAGTTATTCCGGCAATTTTTTTAGGAATGTTGCTAGGGAGGTCACCGAAAATATGGAATATTATTGACTCAATAGTCCAAGTGTTACGACCAGTATCTCCAGTCGCATGGTCTCCGTTTATAGTGCTTTGGTTTGGAATTGGAAATATGCCAGCAATTGCAATCATTTTTATTGCAGCTTTTTATCCAGTATTATTAACGACTGTAGCAGGTGTTAATAAAATTGATCGTTCCTATTTACGAATAGCGGAAAATTTGGAAATTAAGAAGGTACAGTTAATGTATAAAATTATTTTCCCCGCCGCTTTTCCATCGGTTGTGAGCGGTCTTCATCTTGCGGTTGGAACTGCCTGGGTGTTTCTTGTTGCAGGAGAAATGGTAGGAGCCCAATCAGGTCTTGGTTATTTAATTGTAGATGCAAGAAATACTCTGAATCTTGATTATGTATTAGCAGGAATCATATTTATTGGTATTTGCGGTTTTTTATTGGATCGTTTAATAAGTCTATTCGAAGGATGGGTTGGTAGTCATTGGGGAGAGGTTTGA
- a CDS encoding winged helix-turn-helix transcriptional regulator, whose translation MKNRYNLPCNIAQSLNIIGDRWTLLVVHEILNGNTMFNEMKKALNGISSNLLSERLKYLEDEGLVIKELYSQHPPRYRYTLTKSGEELEVVFHSLIIWGSSHLQKCYKKLVDPTTGEEVSIAYYSKSTGERVHNLKVISIEDEFQKAGNE comes from the coding sequence ATGAAAAACAGATACAATTTACCTTGTAATATCGCACAATCACTTAATATCATCGGTGATCGCTGGACCTTATTGGTTGTACATGAAATATTAAATGGCAATACAATGTTTAACGAAATGAAAAAAGCGTTAAATGGCATTTCTTCTAATTTACTTTCAGAACGTCTGAAATATTTAGAAGATGAAGGACTTGTTATAAAAGAACTATATTCTCAGCACCCTCCTCGTTATCGTTATACATTGACGAAAAGTGGCGAAGAGTTAGAAGTCGTCTTCCATTCACTCATTATTTGGGGAAGCAGTCATCTACAGAAATGTTATAAAAAACTAGTCGATCCCACAACTGGTGAAGAGGTAAGCATTGCCTATTACTCCAAAAGCACAGGGGAACGTGTGCATAATCTTAAAGTAATTAGCATAGAAGATGAATTTCAGAAAGCCGGAAATGAATAA
- a CDS encoding DUF4242 domain-containing protein: MGLYLIESSLKKIVSVKEELDQKVEVLQAKLSENQSTLIEVQVSKDFSRAFFIIEGTDQDAATETLKKADIPVELVKEVRLVGKEIEDVKQNKDIVNYLVEWNLPEDLTMDQYLARKKKNSIHYQEVPEVAFSRTYVCEDMTKCLCFYDAPDEAAVKRAREAVQTPIDSITEIL; this comes from the coding sequence ATGGGATTGTATTTAATCGAATCATCTTTAAAAAAAATTGTCTCAGTAAAAGAGGAACTAGATCAAAAGGTTGAGGTGCTTCAAGCAAAATTAAGTGAAAATCAATCAACATTAATCGAGGTACAAGTGTCGAAGGATTTCTCCCGTGCTTTCTTTATTATTGAAGGAACAGATCAGGATGCTGCTACTGAGACATTGAAAAAAGCTGATATCCCAGTAGAACTTGTGAAAGAAGTTCGACTTGTGGGGAAGGAAATAGAAGATGTGAAGCAAAATAAAGATATTGTAAACTATTTAGTTGAATGGAATTTACCGGAAGATTTAACGATGGATCAGTATTTGGCGAGAAAAAAGAAAAATTCTATACATTACCAAGAGGTTCCGGAAGTAGCGTTTTCTAGAACTTATGTGTGCGAAGATATGACAAAATGCTTATGCTTCTATGATGCACCAGATGAAGCTGCTGTAAAGCGTGCTCGTGAAGCCGTTCAAACACCAATTGATTCGATTACAGAAATTTTATAG
- a CDS encoding DUF4242 domain-containing protein, translating to MGLYLIESTLKEIVSSKEELDKKVEVLQGKLHENQSTLIELQVSKDFSRAFFIIKGEDQNATTVTLKSAEVPIELVKEVRLIGKELEDVKQNKDIVNYLVEWNLPEDLTMDQYLARKKKNSVHYHEVPEVAFSRTYVCEDMTKCLCFYDAPDEAAVKRAREAVQTPIDTITEILTDK from the coding sequence ATGGGATTATATTTAATCGAGTCAACTTTAAAAGAAATTGTGTCATCAAAAGAGGAATTAGATAAAAAGGTTGAGGTGCTTCAAGGCAAGTTACATGAAAATCAATCAACATTAATCGAGCTTCAAGTATCGAAGGATTTTTCCCGTGCTTTCTTTATTATTAAGGGAGAAGATCAAAATGCTACGACTGTGACTTTAAAAAGTGCAGAAGTACCAATAGAACTTGTGAAAGAAGTCCGACTTATTGGTAAAGAATTGGAAGATGTGAAGCAAAACAAGGATATAGTAAACTATTTAGTCGAATGGAATTTACCAGAAGATTTAACGATGGATCAATATTTGGCCAGAAAGAAGAAAAATTCTGTGCATTACCATGAGGTTCCCGAAGTGGCATTTTCTAGAACGTATGTATGTGAAGATATGACGAAATGTCTTTGTTTCTACGATGCGCCAGATGAAGCAGCTGTAAAACGTGCGCGTGAAGCTGTTCAAACACCGATTGATACGATTACTGAAATACTTACAGATAAATAA
- a CDS encoding acyl-CoA dehydrogenase family protein, producing MSSSIVEKNFKLEQLIEQDLKRNVKKIDAEAFYAESFLRKLGKAGLFSSVNKSQKEVLLDEMQVVEETAKTCMTTAFCLWCHLAALTYVRHTGNKTLKNKMLASLENGEILGATGLSNPMKYYAGLEKLHMNAKPIEGGYILSGVLPSVSNLGENHWFGLIAGVDDNKRIMCFIPCNAKGLKLKEKVNYLGINGSATYACSFTDVFVPYEWILSEDADTFVKEIRPAFISYQIPLGLGVTQASITSIERVRRKQNDCNRFLRVQSENLQEKEHKIQGKLRILLSSEILNWKKVANIRLEAAYLTLEAVQASMLHNGSAGYLQDSAPSRRLREAYFFANLTPTVKHLEKLLHNTPL from the coding sequence ATGTCAAGCAGCATAGTGGAGAAGAATTTCAAGCTTGAACAGTTAATTGAACAGGATTTAAAACGTAATGTGAAAAAAATTGATGCGGAGGCTTTTTATGCAGAAAGTTTTTTAAGAAAGCTTGGTAAAGCTGGATTATTTTCTTCTGTTAATAAATCTCAAAAGGAAGTATTGTTAGATGAAATGCAGGTGGTAGAGGAAACGGCTAAAACATGTATGACCACTGCCTTTTGTCTTTGGTGTCACCTTGCTGCTTTAACATATGTGCGTCATACTGGTAATAAAACATTGAAGAATAAGATGTTGGCTTCTCTTGAAAATGGAGAGATTTTAGGTGCAACAGGTTTATCCAACCCGATGAAATATTATGCGGGACTTGAAAAACTACACATGAATGCGAAACCCATCGAAGGCGGATATATTCTATCAGGTGTTCTTCCATCCGTATCAAACCTTGGTGAAAATCATTGGTTTGGATTGATTGCTGGGGTCGATGATAACAAACGGATCATGTGTTTTATTCCTTGTAACGCAAAAGGGTTAAAGCTAAAAGAAAAAGTGAATTATCTAGGTATAAATGGAAGCGCAACGTATGCTTGTTCATTTACTGATGTGTTTGTTCCTTACGAATGGATATTGTCTGAAGATGCAGATACGTTTGTGAAGGAGATTCGACCGGCATTCATCTCTTATCAGATTCCTTTAGGCCTTGGCGTTACACAAGCTTCTATTACCTCAATTGAAAGAGTGCGTAGAAAGCAAAATGATTGTAATCGTTTTTTAAGAGTACAGTCGGAAAATCTCCAGGAAAAAGAGCATAAAATACAGGGAAAGCTGCGGATATTGTTAAGTAGCGAAATCTTGAATTGGAAAAAGGTTGCTAATATTCGCCTTGAAGCGGCATATTTAACGCTTGAAGCGGTTCAGGCAAGTATGCTGCATAATGGAAGTGCCGGGTATTTACAAGACAGTGCACCATCACGTAGACTTCGTGAAGCTTATTTTTTTGCCAATTTGACACCAACAGTGAAGCACTTGGAAAAGCTCCTCCATAACACTCCCTTATGA